Within Fusarium fujikuroi IMI 58289 draft genome, chromosome FFUJ_chr08, the genomic segment GCTGACCCAGCCGTTAGACGCATGCTGTAAGATGGCTCCACCAATAGGTGCCATAGTTAGTGCGGGGATAGAGATGACAAGGAATACTATGCCCATGCGGTAGCCAAGCTCGGGAATGGGAGAGACTGAAACTGGGAGAGCGCCAACGAGGGAGACAAAAGCCCCCGATGCAAAGCCAAACATTATGGCGTACCCTATGGTGATGGAAGATTTCGTGGCGGGGATCCAGACGGCAAGATTGGAGATTCCCGTAACACCACAGGCAATGATGAACATGTTCCATCTGCCGATGATGTCGGCACCATAACCTGCGCCCAGGCGACCAAAGAGACTGTTGAGTTAATCATGAGCTTAGCAAATTGCCAAATGCGGTGATGGTTCAAGCATACCTTGCAGCATTCATGATGGCAACCAAGTATTGAGACATGTTTACCGACATGTGAGCTTCCTGAAGACCGCTGAGAGGTAGGTAGTCAATGGGAATATACATTCCATatgtcaagatgaagattcCCGCGAGCAAAAGGGCAAATGCTGGCTCGGTGAAGGGCGCGGCAAGTCTTCCAGCTGGTAGTTTCTTGGGAACCGGCTTCTGTCTCGGTCGCACTGTCAGGCAAGCAATGACCTGGaggccgaggatgaggaaggcTGCAGTTCTCAACGCCCACGGGTATCCATTCCTCTCAATCATGCGGGTAATCATGATTGGGAAGATGACACCGCCGACTGATGATCCTGTGGCCATTATGCCCATGGCTGCTCCACGCCTCTTGAGAAACCAAGTCGATATGCAGGCCAGCGCTTTATAGTACAGAAGTCAGCATGTGGAAAATACGGTGCAATGAGACGGTAAGGTGGTATCTTACCTGGAGAGTATAGACAAGCAACACCAATGGCACTGCAGACACCTTgcgaaagaagaaattgatAGTACGTCTTTGCCAacgatgccatcatcaatccaAAGACGTGGAAAATCGTGCCGCCGATGATGAGTGGCCTCGGTCCATAACGATCAAAAATTATACCCACAATAGGCCCCAGcccaaacaagaagaagatctcaaGCGAAGGGATCCAAGCAATCTCGCTGCTGGAGTAGTCTTTGAGTGGTTCGCGCTGATAGTACTCCTGGAAGCTGCCCATGCCTAGTGGTAAAACGTCAAGGTCAGTCAACTGCGATTAATGCGTCGCATTCAACCACGGTGCAGCAAGTGAAGACAGGGAGCGACATACTGTTGATCCATCCAGGACTGCAAAAGGAGCAACACCACGCTCCTAGAACAACCATCCATGCAGCAGTACCGCCATCTGGTGGGCCTTCATCATGCGCTTTTGCGGCGTCGCTAGCCTGCTGGTCCAGGGCTGCTTCGGGGTTTGCATCTTGAGGTCTCTCAGTCTCGCTCCCGCTAAGAGTATCTGGAAGTTCAGCGGGTTTCTCAGGATCGTGCCTGTTGTCTGAGATCGACCTTCTGCTGTTATCCACAGCACCTCCTACGTTGGTGGCCATTGTTAAAGTGAGTATCGTCGGATCTACTCAACGCTGAATGATTCCAGGTTTCTGTCATGATAAAGTAGAATGAAAAGTCGCAAGAAAATAGAAAACGTAATGCAAGAGTGGACGCCAGGCTCAACAATGAAGCCGAAATTTGTCAGGTATCGGAGGAGGAACGGGACATTATCAGGCCGCTCGGAGCCGGGTGGGTCCAACTCCACATCGGAGAAAGCGGGCCAACGTCCATCCGTTTGCGCCATAGCTTCAATGGCGCGACATGATTCGCTGTGTACGACCTCCAGTACCCTAAGGTACGGTACAGTACAGCACAAG encodes:
- a CDS encoding related to monocarboxylate transporter 2, encoding MATNVGGAVDNSRRSISDNRHDPEKPAELPDTLSGSETERPQDANPEAALDQQASDAAKAHDEGPPDGGTAAWMVVLGAWCCSFCSPGWINSMGSFQEYYQREPLKDYSSSEIAWIPSLEIFFLFGLGPIVGIIFDRYGPRPLIIGGTIFHVFGLMMASLAKTYYQFLLSQGVCSAIGVACLYSPALACISTWFLKRRGAAMGIMATGSSVGGVIFPIMITRMIERNGYPWALRTAAFLILGLQVIACLTVRPRQKPVPKKLPAGRLAAPFTEPAFALLLAGIFILTYGMYIPIDYLPLSGLQEAHMSVNMSQYLVAIMNAASLFGRLGAGYGADIIGRWNMFIIACGVTGISNLAVWIPATKSSITIGYAIMFGFASGAFVSLVGALPVSVSPIPELGYRMGIVFLVISIPALTMAPIGGAILQHASNGWVSLKVFAGVMCLVGSAIILGSRMLYTEKRLIKAF